From one Coleofasciculus sp. FACHB-1120 genomic stretch:
- a CDS encoding DUF6569 family protein: MDYQPLELFIPNQVDLSPYHLGIPQQSGAMTVVPIFSPDCPGQFTSPLSGLKLSRVHGYGNVELHNPSTSVAIVPLHMGYIQDQAQNHALCRSAFIAAGQKLMFEDACCVQSGQGGYLEGREQWFFILPLQLRFQALKLRGQEDYSKLWKEIERLNQRFDLPQRGHLEQILSKKRTFLTQYQSQFELLPQQTGALFLIRNQLVGVEIAPTAAYFREVWMPLVCFCYGVAAMYAQKQAKASDKPVLPFAASNLQELRQQLHKSRQEKQLQVSNWLSQTPAEKFQLKEEERFLSLRLHTCKEKNFAGQLVEESGQLVYASLFALAI; the protein is encoded by the coding sequence ATGGACTACCAGCCATTAGAGTTATTCATTCCCAACCAAGTCGATCTCTCTCCTTATCATTTAGGAATTCCTCAACAGTCTGGAGCCATGACTGTAGTCCCTATCTTTAGCCCAGATTGTCCGGGTCAATTTACCAGTCCCCTGTCTGGGTTAAAACTCAGTCGAGTTCACGGCTATGGAAATGTAGAACTCCATAACCCATCAACGAGTGTGGCAATCGTTCCCTTGCACATGGGTTATATCCAAGACCAAGCCCAAAATCATGCTTTGTGTCGGTCAGCATTTATTGCTGCGGGACAGAAACTCATGTTTGAAGATGCCTGCTGCGTGCAATCTGGTCAAGGCGGTTATTTGGAAGGTCGAGAACAATGGTTCTTCATTCTCCCCCTGCAATTGCGCTTTCAAGCGTTGAAACTCCGGGGTCAGGAAGACTACAGCAAACTCTGGAAAGAAATTGAGCGTCTAAATCAGCGGTTTGATTTACCTCAACGCGGTCACTTAGAGCAAATTCTCAGTAAAAAACGCACCTTTCTGACGCAATATCAAAGCCAATTTGAATTGCTTCCCCAGCAAACCGGGGCATTGTTCTTGATTCGGAATCAGTTAGTTGGCGTGGAAATTGCTCCCACGGCGGCTTACTTCCGGGAAGTGTGGATGCCTCTCGTTTGCTTCTGCTATGGTGTGGCGGCAATGTATGCCCAAAAGCAAGCAAAAGCAAGCGACAAACCCGTGCTTCCTTTTGCAGCCAGCAATCTGCAAGAACTGCGCCAGCAGTTGCACAAAAGCCGTCAGGAAAAGCAGTTACAAGTTAGCAATTGGCTAAGTCAAACACCCGCAGAAAAATTTCAGCTCAAAGAAGAAGAACGCTTCTTGAGTCTGCGGCTGCATACCTGTAAAGAAAAAAACTTTGCGGGTCAGTTGGTCGAAGAGTCTGGACAACTGGTGTATGCTTCCTTGTTTGCTTTAGCAATTTAA